ATTTGCATGCATGCGTGCGATCATGTTGCCCACCCGTTCAAAGACCTCATCCCGAACCCGTTGATCCGGATGCTGAAAGTAGGCTTCCGCCTTCTGTCCCTCCATATATTCGACTAATGCATAGTCAAACGGGTATCGCTCCCGTTCCGTGTGAAGATTATATAGAGCAGGCGTCGAAATACCATGCTCCTTTAACCATCTGTTATTGATTTCGAACGAATGCCCGCCAAAGGATCGTTCATGCACACTTTCGTTCCCTATTTCTTCCTGAAAATAATTCTTCGTCAAGTCCCACACATACAACACGCAGGAGAATCCGTTTTGACACTGGATCTTATAGACAACCTTTTGCGCCCCGCCATGCATCCTCGTGACATCCGCCACAACATAACCGGTACCCAAAACCTTTCCGACATACTCCTGTACATCTGTTTCATCGAGGTGACAAGTCCAACTCATGAGACCACGCTCCATTTCATTTGGTTTTGCCGGCTTCCCCACTCTATGGCATTTCCGGGCAAAAATATAGACTGTTTCTTTCGGCTCTGCTATGATGTTGAATAAGGTCTCGAATAAAATAGCCATACGATGAATAGCCCTTGGACACCGGTCCAAGGGCTTTTGTGATAGTACCCGATTCATGCTCGCTATTGGAACGTTCCGCTATTCTTACGTGCCGCAGAAGGTTCGGTAAGGACGCGACAACTCCGGCACGATAGCATATTCCGCTTGTTCCGGCGAATGCGCATATGGATCGGACAGCGCATGAAGCAGCTGCTCCATCACGCTGTAGTCCCCCTCCTGCTCCGCTGCTTCCAGCGCTTCCTCCACCCGATGGTTCCGGGGAATGACCGCAGGATTGCTGCTGCGCATTAATTGATGGGATTGTTCCTTCGATTCCTGCTGGCTGCCAAGTCTCGCCTGCCATCGCTCATACCAGGAAGCCAATTCGGGGGTGCCGTTTAGAGGCGTATCCTCCAGCTTGTCAAACGTTAACGCACGAAAGGTATTGGTATAATCCGCCTGGTGATTTTTCATCATCTTAAGGAGGTCTTCGATCAGGGATTCGTCATCCTCCTCTTCTTGGAAGATCCCCAGCTTGGCTCTCATGCCTGCAAGCCACTGCTCGTGATACAGATCGGTAAAACTCCCAATCGCACCCTCGGCCAGCTTGACGGCCTGTTCCTCTTCTTCATGTAGCAGTGGCAGCAGGGATTCGGCCAATCTTGCGAGATTCCAAGCCGCAATATACGGCTGGTTCACATAGGCATAGCGGCCTTGTGAATCGATGGAGCTGAATACCGTATTCGGGTCAAAGTTATCCATGAAGGCACAAGGGCCATAATCAATCGTTTCGCCGCTGAGGGTCATATTATCGGTGTTCATCACCCCATGGATAAATCCGACGAGCTGCCACTTGGCGATTAGAGCGGCCTGACGCTTGATGACCTCCTGAAGCAGGACAAGATATCGGTTGGCACCGTAACCAACGTCAGCCTCCGGGTAATGCCGCTGCAGGGTGTAGTCTGCCAGAATCCGCAGATCCTCGGTTGTACCCGCTCCCCTTACGTATTGAAATGTGCCCACTCTCACATGACTCGAGGCCACGCGGGTCAGAATCGCACCCGGCAGCTCCCTCTCACGAGTGACAGGCTGGCCGGTGGACACCACCGCCAGGCTGCGGGTAGTCGGTATCCCCAGCGCATGCATGGCCTCGCTGATGATATATTCGCGCAGCATCGGACCCAGAGCCGCCCGACCATCTCCTCCACGGGAGTACGGGGTCCGGCCCGAGCCTTTAAGCTGAATATCCATACGCTCATCCTGCGGCGTGATTTGTTCACCCAACAGAATCGCACGGCCGTCGCCCAGCATCGTAAAATAACCGAATTGGTGCCCGGCATAAGCCTGTGCGAGCGGTGATGCCCCCTCGGGTATCTCGTTGCCTGCGAGCATCGCTGCACCCTCTGGGCTCTTCAGCCCCTCGGCGTTTAAACCCAGAGATGCCGCCAACGGCTCATTAAGGATTATCAGCTCCGGTGAGCGCACAGGCGTGGGATCTTGTTTTGTAAAAAAGGACTCCGGCAGCTTGGCATAACTGTTCTCAAAGTTCCAACCTATATCGATCATGGCTTTCTTATTGGTCATGGGATCTCCTTCTTCAAGCAGTATGATGATGACAGTATCTACTTATTATTTAAACACAAGTCGCTCTTTGTAGGGTTTACTGAAGGAAATTTATTATTCGACTGTTTCAAAGGCCATATCCTTTCTGATATCTTAAAAAAAATCGCTGTCGAGAATGCCCCGACAGCGATGTTGACCGTACCCATCCAGATATTAATCCCGATTCGCCAGCTTCGCCAGCAACCGGATAATTTCGATATACAACCACACGAGTGTAACCAACAAACCGAAAGAGCCGTACCATTCCATATATTTGGGTGCACCTTGCTGTGCTCCCTCTTCGATAAAGTTAAAATCGAGTATGAAATTCAGGGCTGCAATAATGATGATGACAACCGAAATTCCGATGCCGATCGGGGTGCTGTCATGCAGGTAAGGCACCGCCACACCGAACATGCCCAGAACGAAGCTAAACAGGTATACAAGTGCAACGCCGATGGTTGCTGCGATAATACCCTTTTTGAAGCCTGCGGTTGCCCGGATCAGACCTGTTTTATAAGCGAGCAGCATACCGAGGAATATGCACATTGTCAGTAAAGCCGCTTGTAATGTAATTCCATAATACAGATATTCATAATGAGCCGATAATGCACCGAGGAAAAACCCCTCCACGATCGCATAGATCGGTGCCAAGTAAGGGGCTGCCTTCGGCACAAAGCTGATGATCAGTGCCAGAACAAAGCCGCCTATCGCTCCCCCGATCATGAACGGGAATACATCATACCCGTTAAAATACATAGCCCATGAAATGACCGCTGCCCCGATCAGCAGCGCGAGCAGCATGAACGATTTATTCACCGTTCCGCCAATCGTCATCGTTTCCTGGCCGTTGTAATACCCACTCTTCTCAAATGTTTCTTCGTTTAGTGTTGGATTTCCACTGCGCCCTATCAATTAAATGCCTCCCTAACTTTCTTTTTTGTATCCATTTTAGCATAGGTTGGAATATTTTGGGATACAAAAAATATAGCATCACGGGTGAATTGGAATTGGGATCAATTCAATAACTCTATTGATGAAGCTGATAAAATCCATAGATCTGAAAATCATGAAGATCTTCTTCTGCAATCCACACCATTAGTCTTTTTTGTGCTACGCATCGAACTTCCTTTTTGTTCCCGCAAACATCCATACTCTTAGTGTATATAAGCACTATTTACAATAAAATATTGAATATTATATTCTGTTTGTTGCCATACTACTTCTTTAATCTGAAATAGAGGTGGTTAAAGATGCTCCTAAAAATGATAGGCGAACGAATCAAGCAGCTCAGAAAAAAACAGGGAATGACCAGGAGGAACTAGCAGAAAAGGCTGGGATAAACGCCTCTTACATAGGAACGGTAGAACGCGGGGAACGAAATATATCCATTGAAACACTGGAAAAGATCATCGAGGGATTAGGAGTATCGTCAGCAGCTATGTTCCAGTTCCACGAGACAGATAGTCTGGATACCGCAAGTGAGAAGGCAGAGGTCCTAGAATCCATCAGCTCGCTGCTTTATTCTCGTACATTGTCTGAAAGCAAGCTGCTCTTTCGTGTACTTAAAGACATCGTGGATACACTGGATCATCGGGAGAACTAATCAACCCCCATCTTTACATATACAAAGAAAAAGCATCTCCCACGGTAGGAG
This Paenibacillus sp. JZ16 DNA region includes the following protein-coding sequences:
- a CDS encoding Bax inhibitor-1/YccA family protein, with translation MIGRSGNPTLNEETFEKSGYYNGQETMTIGGTVNKSFMLLALLIGAAVISWAMYFNGYDVFPFMIGGAIGGFVLALIISFVPKAAPYLAPIYAIVEGFFLGALSAHYEYLYYGITLQAALLTMCIFLGMLLAYKTGLIRATAGFKKGIIAATIGVALVYLFSFVLGMFGVAVPYLHDSTPIGIGISVVIIIIAALNFILDFNFIEEGAQQGAPKYMEWYGSFGLLVTLVWLYIEIIRLLAKLANRD
- a CDS encoding helix-turn-helix domain-containing protein — translated: MVKDAPKNDRRTNQAAQKKTGNDQEELAEKAGINASYIGTVERGERNISIETLEKIIEGLGVSSAAMFQFHETDSLDTASEKAEVLESISSLLYSRTLSESKLLFRVLKDIVDTLDHREN
- a CDS encoding protein adenylyltransferase SelO, whose protein sequence is MTNKKAMIDIGWNFENSYAKLPESFFTKQDPTPVRSPELIILNEPLAASLGLNAEGLKSPEGAAMLAGNEIPEGASPLAQAYAGHQFGYFTMLGDGRAILLGEQITPQDERMDIQLKGSGRTPYSRGGDGRAALGPMLREYIISEAMHALGIPTTRSLAVVSTGQPVTRERELPGAILTRVASSHVRVGTFQYVRGAGTTEDLRILADYTLQRHYPEADVGYGANRYLVLLQEVIKRQAALIAKWQLVGFIHGVMNTDNMTLSGETIDYGPCAFMDNFDPNTVFSSIDSQGRYAYVNQPYIAAWNLARLAESLLPLLHEEEEQAVKLAEGAIGSFTDLYHEQWLAGMRAKLGIFQEEEDDESLIEDLLKMMKNHQADYTNTFRALTFDKLEDTPLNGTPELASWYERWQARLGSQQESKEQSHQLMRSSNPAVIPRNHRVEEALEAAEQEGDYSVMEQLLHALSDPYAHSPEQAEYAIVPELSRPYRTFCGT